Proteins encoded by one window of Sardina pilchardus chromosome 7, fSarPil1.1, whole genome shotgun sequence:
- the LOC134087167 gene encoding pepsin A-like, whose protein sequence is MMKWAFVLCALVAFSECFRVPLIKGKTARQTLQEKGLWEEYRKRYPYQPWNKFQTQNGAESMTNDADLSYYGVISLGTPPQSFGVIFDTGSSNLWVPSVYCTSSSACNNHRKFNPQSSSTYQSTQQTVQIAYGTGSMTGLLGYDTLEVGGITVSNQIFGLSETEAPFLANMQWDGILGLAFPSLSASGATPVFDNMMSQGLVSQDLFSVYLSGNSETGSVVLFGEIDSQYYTGSLKWVPLTSETYWQIKMDSVTINGNVVACAGGCQAIVDTGTSLIVGPSNDISNMNAWVGASTDQYGDATVTCGNTQNMPEVTFTLNGYAFTLPASAYVSQGYGSCSTGFGNGGSDQLWILGDVFIRQFYTVFDRQYNMVAFAPIA, encoded by the exons ATGATGAAGTGGGCTTTTGTTCTGTGTGCCCTGGTGGCTTTCTCTGAATGTTTTCG ggtgCCCCTGATCAAGGGTAAGACAGCCCGACAGACACTGCAGGAGAAAGGTCTTTGGGAGGAGTACAGGAAAAGGTATCCTTACCAGCCCTGGAACAAGTTCCAGACACAGAATGGAGCTGAGAGCATGACCAATGATGCTGAT CTGTCTTACTACGGTGTCATCTCCCTGGGAACTCCCCCCCAGTCCTTCGGAGTTATCTTTGACACTGGCTCCTCCAACCTGTGGGTGCCCTCTGTGTACTGCACCAGTAGCTCTGCTTGCA ATAACCATCGGAAGTTCAACCCTCAGAGTTCCAGCACCTACCAATCCACTCAACAGACTGTTCAGATCGCTTACGGGACTGGCAGCATGACTGGACTTCTGGGTTACGATACCCTGGAG GTGGGTGGAATTACTGTGAGCAACCAGATCTTCGGTCTGAGTGAAACCGAGGCACCTTTCTTGGCGAACATGCAGTGGGATGGTATCCTGGGTCTtgccttcccctccctctctgcctctggaGCCACCCCCGTCTTTGACAACATGATGAGTCAGGGTCTCGTCTCCCAGGACCTCTTCTCTGTCTATCTGAGTGG GAACAGCGAGACAGGCAGCGTGGTCCTGTTTGGTGAGATTGACTCTCAGTACTACACCGGCAGCTTGAAGTGGGTTCCTCTGACCTCCGAGACCTACTGGCAGATCAAGATGGACAG TGTCACCATCAATGGAAATGTTGTCGCTTGTGCTGGTGGATGTCAGGCCATTGTCGACACCGGAACCTCTCTCATTGTTGGACCTTCCAATGACATCAGCAACATGAATGCCTGGGTTGGTGCCTCCACTGATCAATATGGTGAT GCCACTGTCACCTGTGGAAACACCCAGAACATGCCTGAGGTCACCTTCACTCTCAACGGTTATGCTTTCACTCTCCCAGCATCAGCCTATGTGTCTCAG GGATACGGAAGCTGTTCCACTGGCTTTGGTAATGGAGGTAGTGACCAGCTCTGGATCCTGGGTGACGTTTTCATCAGACAGTTTTACACTGTCTTTGATAGGCAGTACAATATGGTGGCTTTTGCTCCAATTGCATAA
- the LOC134088192 gene encoding pepsin A-like, translating to MMKWAFVLCTLVAFSECVRVPMIKHKTARQVLQEKGLWGEYRKKFPHQPMVKFQQQQDGVQTMTNDADLSYYGVISLGTPPQSFSVIFDTGSSNLWVPSVRCSSAACNNHRQFNPDSSSTFKGTQQSLRIRYGTGSMAGILGYDTLEVGGITVSNQIFGLSESEAPFMEHMEPDGILGLAFPSIASAGATPVFDNIMRQGLVSQDLFSVYLSGDGESGSVVLFGEIDPQFYTGSFTWVPLTSETYWQIKLDSVTIDGYVVACADGCQAIVDTGTSLVVGPSSDMSRLIDWIGATTDQHGDALVSCENVNNMPDVTFNINGQAFTLPASAYVSEVGGGCMAGFGNGGTQQLWILGDVFIRQFYTIFDRHNNMVAFASSA from the exons ATGATGAAGTGGGCTTTTGTTCTGTGTACCCTGGTGGCTTTCTCCGAGTGTGTTCG ggtgCCCATGATCAAGCATAAGACAGCCCGGCAGGTACTGCAGGAAAAAGGTCTTTGGGGGGAGTACAGAAAAAAGTTCCCACATCAGCCCATGGTCAAGTTCCAGCAACAGCAGGATGGTGTACAGACCATGACCAATGATGCTGAT CTGTCTTACTACGGTGTCATCTCCCTGGGAACTCCGCCCCAGTCCTTTAGTGTTATCTTTGACACTGGCTCCTCCAACCTGTGGGTGCCCTCTGTGCGCTGCAGCAGTGCCGCTTGCA ATAATCATCGGCAGTTCAACCCTGACTCTTCCAGCACCTTCAAGGGTACTCAACAGAGTCTTCGGATCCGATACGGGACTGGCAGCATGGCTGGAATTCTCGGCTACGACACCCTGGAG GTGGGCGGAATCACTGTGAGCAACCAGATCTTTGGCCTGAGTGAAAGTGAGGCCCCGTTCATGGAACACATGGAGCCTGATGGTATCCTGGGTCTCGCCTTCCCTTCCATTGCGTCCGCTGGAGCCACCCCCGTCTTCGACAACATCATGAGACAAGGCCTGGTCTCCCAGGACCTCTTCTCTGTCTACCTGAGTGG GGACGGCGAGTCAGGCAGCGTGGTGCTGTTTGGTGAGATTGACCCTCAATTCTACACAGGTAGCTTCACCTGGGTTCCTCTGACCTCCGAGACCTATTGGCAGATCAAGTTGGACAG TGTCACCATCGATGGATATGTTGTTGCTTGTGCTGATGGCTGTCAGGCCATTGTTGACACTGGAACCTCCCTTGTTGTTGGACCTTCCAGTGACATGAGCCGCTTAATTGACTGGATTGGTGCCACCACTGACCAACATGGTGAT GCTCTCGTGTCCTGTGAAAATGTCAACAACATGCCCGACGTCACCTTCAATATCAACGGACAAGCTTTTACTCTCCCAGCGTCTGCCTATGTCTCTGAG GTCGGCGGTGGTTGTATGGCTGGCTTTGGTAATGGTGGTACCCAACAGCTCTGGATCCTGGGTGACGTTTTCATCAGACAGTTTTACACTATATTTGACAGACATAACAACATGGTGGCTTTTGCTTCATCTGCATGA
- the LOC134087170 gene encoding uncharacterized protein LOC134087170 yields MRVLLTLLVCLRYGVYTVRGQQRTDVSGHVLLQLYFDPFYNQLEKACCKSYSSGCRVFLNNRGYVDIFYKDRVSLREFDGGMEVRIWNLQRGDAGYYRCTVIGTGTLIYKDTYVEILDTVARLSPLPPSQQPSNQLTTSRTFSTSAVETSAVLSDVHEKPRLTWREGLLVGAGCSLVLMTVISVVVVMTVLHHRKRLKDKYSRKQDDSTDPMLSHSEEVAPIIYTVVDFKPYEETSELYANVCMHSPRTTRTKTPLEPLDTVEYSTVASSL; encoded by the exons ATGAGAGTTCTGCTCACTTTGCTTGTCTGTCTGAGATATG GTGTTTACACTGTCAgaggccagcagaggacagatgtGTCTGGACATGTGCTCCTGCAGCTGTATTTTGATCCTTTCTACAATCAGTTGGAAAAAGCCTGCTGCAAGTCGTACTCGAGTGGGTGCCGTGTGTTTTTGAATAACAGAGGATATGTCGATATTTTCTACAAGGATAGAGTATCTCTGAGAGAGTTTGATGGGGGCATGGAGGTGAGGATATGGAATTTACAGAGAGGTGATGCTGGTTATTATAGATGCACTGTCATTGGAACAGGGACCCTCATCTACAAGGACACTTATGTTGAAATTCTTG ACACAGTGGCCCGGCTAAGCCCACTTCCGCCTTCTCAACAGCCCTCCAACCAGCTCACAACTTCCAGAACTTtctccacctctgctgtggagaCATCGGCTGTTCTCTCTGACGTTCATGAAAAGCCTCG ACTGACATGGAGAGAGGGTTTGTTGGTGGGTGCAGGATGCAGTTTGGTTCTGATGACTGTCATCTCTGTGGTAGTAGTAATGACTGTGCTTCACCACAGGAAGAGACTGAAAG ACAAATATAGCAGAAAGCAGGATGACTCCACCGATCCCATGCTGTCT CACAGTGAAGAAGTGGCCCCAATCATCTACACTGTGGTTGACTTCAAGCCTTATGAAGAAACCAGTGAGCTCTATGcaaatgtatgtatgcatagcCCAAGAACAACCAGGACCAAAACACCACTGGAACCCCTGGATACAGTCGaatattccactgttgccagcAGTCTTTAA